A single window of Betta splendens chromosome 11, fBetSpl5.4, whole genome shotgun sequence DNA harbors:
- the LOC114866079 gene encoding chitin synthase chs-2-like: MEDEREFIKKPWDTSREVPHIEDDQSPFKLMKLLKLITLTVTAVLVFGLAVCSKASFLLLITLANEGTKTILSDHKPVALLCIGCSLVASSVLLLLKSVWKACHKTSKLPKCSTAALVLFFEFVVSGGAAILTIAAMPHLDIVSNVAILNSVAVISSLFQVIAQCSANARNRFLVPSIFAFLLILLGYVLFLTLYITKNPADTRTVVWVGLAVGGSFFVSFNWWEGYFQLISKSSGSVFFKNLCQDLTTCQNVLHILSSVLRILVTACVLGAYVPLSKMDWFVLKSISRFETKVIVITVGVQLISSALCHWFGLAACKMHALRRCFILPLYLASLAVLALFVIPVVVYYEQYIKGPNTTTVIDFGGYCDAVVNNRNQSVTGSVFPQLVLDVTQTLCFLGLTKVFDIGILTGSSASLWLGLVLATIHLWQLNVSRIQRTQDLFIRRLYEGAFIEQSLLLNTRFDIQTTGRKKRNRPIETVMVYLCATMWHETYDEMMKIIISMFRLDKYRPKADPKFNDFTFEAHIYFDDAFEHIGRSEDVQLNKYAKNLVEIITAVYRTFTNMNGTLFRRNEPIPDQKILMTPYGGRLIITMPSGNNIVIHFKNKDLIRHKKRWSQVMYLYYLLGFKLMTKFYERWQKGETEVDIRPHIKKDKQNTYILALDGDTDFQPSSVMLLIDRLRMYPRVGAACGRIHPTGSGPTVWFQKFEYAVSHWLQKTAEHVLGCVLCSPGCFSLFRAAALMDDNVMKTYATKSTEASHFIQYDQGEDRWLCTLLLKRGWRVEYNAASDAYTNAPEDFKELFNQRRRWGPSTLGNIVDLLGDTNSISRRNTSVSKLYMLYQLFNILSSILSPATICLLIAGSLNFIFSLNSIGALVLAVIPPAIYLGLCFKLKANTQILIAGILSVMYAFLMLVVTLSIIGSMVEQQTILTPASMFVIVIAGIYIVTALLHPQEFRLLFYGVLYIVCIPSAYLILIIYSMVNMNNVSWGTRETNPTAGAERPAAKAQLTTAEKAKNTLQKFVSCMRCKTCNQREDTTMILEPGQHELEPQNTIVEDVRVPDEEETPMEIIYDVSNQSWVADLQQLSIINDMRLEEDFLEQEEQDFFFELQDKYLKPLDDDKNRKKQIASDLKDLRNKVTFAFFMFNALWLVATLTLQINSDTFAIKIPKITLPYNNTHTYVKVEPIGFMFILGFAFTVVVQFFTMIWHRVYTLIHFVAFLDTEPIKKRTEDQDLYQPGRRDDTVSVTETDITEETYSDYSDSDDDTYERVHPPSSIEATDM, from the exons ATGGAGGATGAAAGAGAATTTATTAA GAAGCCGTGGGACACCTCTCGAGAGGTTCCTCACATTGAAGATGACCAATCACCGTTCAAACTCATGAAGTTACTGAAGCTCATCACACTCACTGTCACTGCCGTGCTTGTTTTTGGATTAGCAGTATGTAGCAAG GCCTCGTTCCTGCTCCTCATCACTTTGGCCAACGAAGGCACAAAGACCATCTTATCCGACCACAAACCTGTGGCTCTGCTGTGCATCGGCTGCTCGCTCGTTGCCTCCAGCGTCCTTCTCCTGTTGAAAAGCGTGTGGAAGGCGTGTCATAAAACATCCAAGCTGCCAAAGTGTTCAACCGCTGCCCTG GTTCTGTTCTTTGAGTTCGTGGTGTCTGGAGGTGCAGCAATTCTCACCATTGCCGCGATGCCGCACTTGGACATCGTGAGCAACGTGGCCATACTAAACAGTGTAGCCGTCATCTCCTCGCTCTTCCAGGTGATCGCTCAGTGCAGCGCCAACGCCAGAAACCGCTTCTTGGTGCCCAGCATCTTCGCcttcctcctcattctgctTGGATACGTGCTGTTCCTCACCTTGTACATCACCAAGAACCCTGCGGACACCAGGACAGTTGTGTGGGTGGGACTGGCTGTTGGCGGCTCCTTCTTTGTGTCTTTCAACTGGTGGGAAGGCTACTTCCAGCTCATCAGCAAAAGCAGCGGTTCCGTCTTCTTCAAGAACCTGTGCCAAGACTTGACCACGTGCCAGAACGTCCTGCACATCCTCTCCAGCGTGCTCAGGATCCTGGTGACTGCCTGTGTGCTTGGAGCCTACGTTCCTCTGTCCAAAATGGACTGGTTCGTCCTCAAGTCCATCTCGCGCTTCGAGACCAAGGTCATCGTCATCACAGTTGGGGTCCAGCTGATCTCGTCGGCGCTCTGCCACTGGTTTGGACTGGCAGCCTGCAAGATGCACGCCCTGCGGCGATGCTTCATCCTGCCTCTGTACCTGGCCTCGCTCGCtgttctggctctgtttgtgATCCCTGTCGTTGTTTACTATGAGCAGTACATAAAAGGTCCAAATACCACTACAGTCATCGACTTCGGCGGCTACTGTGATGCAGTTGTAAATAACAGAAACCAAAGTGTGACCGGCAGCGTGTTTCCTCAACTGGTTCTGGACGTTACACAAACCCTGTGCTTCCTCGGCCTCACGAAGGTCTTTGACATTGGCATCCTAACAG GGTCATCAGCGTCCTTGTGGCTCGGTCTCGTACTGGCCACCATCCATCTGTGGCAGCTCAACGTGAGTCGGATCCAGAGAACCCAAGACCTGTTCATCCGGAGGCTGTATGAAGGAGCCTTCATTGAGCAGTCGCTGCTCCTCAACACCCGGTTTGACATCCAGACCACAGGCAGGAAGAAGAG AAATCGACCAATTGAAACGGTGATGGTGTATCTGTGTGCGACCATGTGGCACGAGACCTACGATGAGATGATGAAAATCATTATCTCCATGTTTAG GTTGGACAAGTACAGACCAAAGGCAGATCCAAAGTTCAATGATTTCACCTTTGAAGCTCATATCTACTTCGATGACGCATTTGAACACATTGGAAGGAGCGAAGACGTTCAGCTCAACAAATACGCAAAAAACCTGGTGGAAATCATCACAGCAGTTTATCG GACCTTCACAAACATGAACGGTACGCTGTTCAGAAGAAACGAGCCGATCCCCGATCAGAAGATCCTGATGACGCCGTACGGAGGCCGTCTGATCATCACCATGCCGTCTGGGAACAACATCGTAATCCACTTCAAGAACAAAGACCTCATCCGTCACAAGAAGAGATGGTCTCAG GTCATGTACCTTTATTACCTTCTGGGCTTTAAACTCATGACCAAATTTTACGAACGCTGGCAGAAAGGAGAGACCGAGGTCGACATCAGACCCCACATCAAG AAAGACAAGCAGAACACCTACATCCTGGCTTTAGATGGAGACACAGACTTCCAGCCGTCGTCTGTTATGCTCCTCATCGACCGTCTCAGAATGTACCCACGTGTTGGGGCAGCATGCGGCCGGATCCACCCCACTGGATCAG GTCCTACAGTGTGGTTCCAGAAGTTCGAGTACGCCGTGAGTCACTGGCTGCAGAAGACGGCGGAGCACGTGCTCGGCTGTGTGCTCTGCAGCCCCGGATGCTTCAGTCtcttcagagcagcagctctgatggACGACAACGTGATGAAAACATACGCCACCAAATCCACAGAGGCCAGCCACTTTATCCAGTACGACCAAG GAGAAGACCGCTGGCTCtgcacgctgctgctgaagcggGGCTGGAGAGTGGAGTACAACGCTGCCTCGGACGCCTACACCAACGCACCTGAGGACTTCAAGGAGCTCTTCAACCAA CGGCGGCGATGGGGACCTTCTACGTTGGGCAACATTGTGGATCTGCTGGGTGACACCAACTCCATTTCCAGGAGGAACACGTCCGTGTCCAAACTCTACATGTTGTATCAACTCTTTAACATCCTCTCATCAATCCTGTCGCCTGCCACCATCTGCCTCTTGATTGCAG GAAGTCTGAACTTCATCTTTTCACTTAATTCTATTGGTGCCCTGGTCCTCGCTGTGATTCCTCCTGCTATTTACTTGGGTCTCTGCTTTAAGCTCAAGGCAAACACTCAGATCCTCATTGCAGGAATACTGAGTGTCATGTACGCGTTCCTCATGTTGGTGGTGACGTTGTCCATCATCG GTTCGATGGTGGAGCAGCAAACCATCCTGACTCCTGCCAGCATGTTTGTCATTGTGATAGCAGGGATCTACATAGTCACTGCTTTACTGCATCCCCAAGAATTCCGTCTGCTGTTCTACGGTGTGCTCTACATCGTCTGCATCCCCAGCGCCTACCTCATTCTCATCATCTACTCCATGGTCAACATGAACAACGTGTCCTGGGGAACCAGAGAGACAAATCCTACTGCTGGGGCTGAGAGACCTGCAGCCAAGGCTCAGCTGACAACAGCAGAGAAAG CTAAAAACACCCTGCAAAAGTTTGTTTCATGCATGAGATGTAAAACCTGCAACCAGAGGGAAGATACCACCATGATCCTAGAGCCTGGCCAACATGAACTTGAGCCCCAAAACACTATTGTAGAGGACGTACGAGTTCCAGATGAAGAGGAGAC GCCAATGGAAATAATTTATGACGTCTCTAACCAAA GTTGGGTTGCAGACTTACAACAATTGTCTATAATAAATGACATGCGGTTGGAGGAGGACTTCCTTGAGCAG gaggagcaggattTCTTCTTTGAGCTTCAGGATAAATACCTGAAACCTCTGGACGATGACAAAAATAGGAAGAAACAGATAGCCAGTGACCTGAAAGACCTGAGGAACAAG GTCACCTTCGCCTTCTTCATGTTTAATGCTCTGTGGCTGGTGGCGACTTTAACCCTCCAGATTAACAGTGACACCTTCGCCATCAAGATCCCAAAGATAACGCTCCCctacaataacacacacacatacgttaAAGTCGAACCCATTGGTTTCATGTTCATTCTGGGATTTGCTTTTACTGTTGTGGTCCAGTTTTTCACCATGATATGGCACAG AGTCTACACACTCATCCACTTCGTAGCCTTTTTGGACACTGAACCtataaagaaaagaacagaagaCCAAGACTTGTATCAACCAGGCAGAAGG GATGATACCGTCTCCGTCACAGAGACTGACATCACTGAGGAAACCTACTCTGACTATTCTGACAGTGATGACGATACCTATGAACGAGTGCACCCACCGAGTTCCATTGAAGCAACAGACATGTGA
- the LOC114866141 gene encoding fMet-Leu-Phe receptor-like isoform X3, giving the protein MSPNASLPVLNNGPTAVDTATIMDYITLMLYSLTVVLGITGNSVVIWVAGFKLKPKVTNVWLVNLAIADLIFCFTRVFSLVKKLFFDHWPFGVFICKFNGFFKYANMFCSVFLLAVISLDRVLCVWKPVATKRRRTLWAARTAAACVWISAVAFSAPYFHYRQVYQAGKRNLSKCSLDPKGASGAGGERAALYAIRFLCGFLLPFMVILVCYFLAGVGIRRTRLAGKSRPLRILASLVAAFFVCWAPYHCLLLVKMADGTNSVVKACSSMAAAVAYFNSCVNPVLYFCQGLHLRGRFRQSLAAVYRRALADDVDPQTTQSNERSADESCVSRNVVDVGRVQAEMDAAKL; this is encoded by the exons ATGTCTCCTAATGCCTCTCTGCCAGTCCTCAACAATGGCCCGACTGCAGTGGACACCGCAACCATCATGGACTACATCACACTCATGCTGTACTCGCTGACCGTGGTGCTCGGCATCACTGGGAACTCTGTGGTGATCTGGGTGGCTGGATTCAAGCTCAAG CCCAAAGTGACCAACGTGTGGCTGGTGAACCTGGCCATCGCAGACCTGATCTTCTGCTTCACGCGCGTCTTCTCCCTCGTCAAGAAACTCTTCTTTGACCACTGGCCCTTCGGCGTCTTCATCTGCAAGTTCAACGGCTTCTTCAAATACGCCAACATGTTCTGCTCCGTCTTCCTGCTGGCCGTCATCAGTCTGGACCGCGTGCTGTGCGTCTGGAAGCCCGTCGCCACCAAGCGGCGCCGCACCCTGTGGGCGGCGAGGACGGCGGCCGCCTGCGTCTGGATCAGCGCCGTGGCGTTCAGCGCCCCGTACTTCCACTACCGCCAGGTCTACCAGGCCGGGAAGAGGAACCTGAGCAAGTGCTCCCTGGATCCGAAGGGCGCCTCTGGGGCCGGCGGCGAGAGGGCGGCGCTCTACGCCATCCGCTTCCTGTGCGGCTTCCTGCTGCCCTTCATGGTCATCCTCGTCTGTTACTTCCTGGCTGGAGTCGGCATCCGACGCACCCGCCTGGCGGGAAAGTCGCGGCCTCTGCGCATCCTGGCGTCGCTGGTCGCTGCCTTCTTCGTGTGCTGGGCTCCGTACCACTGCCTGCTGCTGGTCAAGATGGCCGACGGCACGAACAGCGTGGTGAAGGCGTGCTCGTCGatggccgccgccgtcgcctaCTTCAACAGTTGCGTGAACCCTGTCCTGTACTTCTGCCAGGGGCTGCACCTGAGGGGCCGCTTCCGGCAGAGTCTGGCAGCGGTTTACAGGAGGGCGCTGGCGGACGACGTGGACCCACAGACCACACAGTCCAACGAACGCTCCGCGGACGAAAGCTGCGTGTCCAGAAACGTGGTTGATGTGGGACGAGTTCAGGCAGAAATGGATGCAGCCAAACTCTGA
- the LOC114866141 gene encoding fMet-Leu-Phe receptor-like isoform X1: protein MLRVHSVLSSVFRSHTMSPNASLPVLNNGPTAVDTATIMDYITLMLYSLTVVLGITGNSVVIWVAGFKLKPKVTNVWLVNLAIADLIFCFTRVFSLVKKLFFDHWPFGVFICKFNGFFKYANMFCSVFLLAVISLDRVLCVWKPVATKRRRTLWAARTAAACVWISAVAFSAPYFHYRQVYQAGKRNLSKCSLDPKGASGAGGERAALYAIRFLCGFLLPFMVILVCYFLAGVGIRRTRLAGKSRPLRILASLVAAFFVCWAPYHCLLLVKMADGTNSVVKACSSMAAAVAYFNSCVNPVLYFCQGLHLRGRFRQSLAAVYRRALADDVDPQTTQSNERSADESCVSRNVVDVGRVQAEMDAAKL from the exons ATGCTCCGCGTTCACAGTGTTTTGTCTTCTGTCTTTCGAAGCCACACCATGTCTCCTAATGCCTCTCTGCCAGTCCTCAACAATGGCCCGACTGCAGTGGACACCGCAACCATCATGGACTACATCACACTCATGCTGTACTCGCTGACCGTGGTGCTCGGCATCACTGGGAACTCTGTGGTGATCTGGGTGGCTGGATTCAAGCTCAAG CCCAAAGTGACCAACGTGTGGCTGGTGAACCTGGCCATCGCAGACCTGATCTTCTGCTTCACGCGCGTCTTCTCCCTCGTCAAGAAACTCTTCTTTGACCACTGGCCCTTCGGCGTCTTCATCTGCAAGTTCAACGGCTTCTTCAAATACGCCAACATGTTCTGCTCCGTCTTCCTGCTGGCCGTCATCAGTCTGGACCGCGTGCTGTGCGTCTGGAAGCCCGTCGCCACCAAGCGGCGCCGCACCCTGTGGGCGGCGAGGACGGCGGCCGCCTGCGTCTGGATCAGCGCCGTGGCGTTCAGCGCCCCGTACTTCCACTACCGCCAGGTCTACCAGGCCGGGAAGAGGAACCTGAGCAAGTGCTCCCTGGATCCGAAGGGCGCCTCTGGGGCCGGCGGCGAGAGGGCGGCGCTCTACGCCATCCGCTTCCTGTGCGGCTTCCTGCTGCCCTTCATGGTCATCCTCGTCTGTTACTTCCTGGCTGGAGTCGGCATCCGACGCACCCGCCTGGCGGGAAAGTCGCGGCCTCTGCGCATCCTGGCGTCGCTGGTCGCTGCCTTCTTCGTGTGCTGGGCTCCGTACCACTGCCTGCTGCTGGTCAAGATGGCCGACGGCACGAACAGCGTGGTGAAGGCGTGCTCGTCGatggccgccgccgtcgcctaCTTCAACAGTTGCGTGAACCCTGTCCTGTACTTCTGCCAGGGGCTGCACCTGAGGGGCCGCTTCCGGCAGAGTCTGGCAGCGGTTTACAGGAGGGCGCTGGCGGACGACGTGGACCCACAGACCACACAGTCCAACGAACGCTCCGCGGACGAAAGCTGCGTGTCCAGAAACGTGGTTGATGTGGGACGAGTTCAGGCAGAAATGGATGCAGCCAAACTCTGA
- the LOC114866141 gene encoding fMet-Leu-Phe receptor-like isoform X2 gives MSHTMSPNASLPVLNNGPTAVDTATIMDYITLMLYSLTVVLGITGNSVVIWVAGFKLKPKVTNVWLVNLAIADLIFCFTRVFSLVKKLFFDHWPFGVFICKFNGFFKYANMFCSVFLLAVISLDRVLCVWKPVATKRRRTLWAARTAAACVWISAVAFSAPYFHYRQVYQAGKRNLSKCSLDPKGASGAGGERAALYAIRFLCGFLLPFMVILVCYFLAGVGIRRTRLAGKSRPLRILASLVAAFFVCWAPYHCLLLVKMADGTNSVVKACSSMAAAVAYFNSCVNPVLYFCQGLHLRGRFRQSLAAVYRRALADDVDPQTTQSNERSADESCVSRNVVDVGRVQAEMDAAKL, from the exons ATGAG CCACACCATGTCTCCTAATGCCTCTCTGCCAGTCCTCAACAATGGCCCGACTGCAGTGGACACCGCAACCATCATGGACTACATCACACTCATGCTGTACTCGCTGACCGTGGTGCTCGGCATCACTGGGAACTCTGTGGTGATCTGGGTGGCTGGATTCAAGCTCAAG CCCAAAGTGACCAACGTGTGGCTGGTGAACCTGGCCATCGCAGACCTGATCTTCTGCTTCACGCGCGTCTTCTCCCTCGTCAAGAAACTCTTCTTTGACCACTGGCCCTTCGGCGTCTTCATCTGCAAGTTCAACGGCTTCTTCAAATACGCCAACATGTTCTGCTCCGTCTTCCTGCTGGCCGTCATCAGTCTGGACCGCGTGCTGTGCGTCTGGAAGCCCGTCGCCACCAAGCGGCGCCGCACCCTGTGGGCGGCGAGGACGGCGGCCGCCTGCGTCTGGATCAGCGCCGTGGCGTTCAGCGCCCCGTACTTCCACTACCGCCAGGTCTACCAGGCCGGGAAGAGGAACCTGAGCAAGTGCTCCCTGGATCCGAAGGGCGCCTCTGGGGCCGGCGGCGAGAGGGCGGCGCTCTACGCCATCCGCTTCCTGTGCGGCTTCCTGCTGCCCTTCATGGTCATCCTCGTCTGTTACTTCCTGGCTGGAGTCGGCATCCGACGCACCCGCCTGGCGGGAAAGTCGCGGCCTCTGCGCATCCTGGCGTCGCTGGTCGCTGCCTTCTTCGTGTGCTGGGCTCCGTACCACTGCCTGCTGCTGGTCAAGATGGCCGACGGCACGAACAGCGTGGTGAAGGCGTGCTCGTCGatggccgccgccgtcgcctaCTTCAACAGTTGCGTGAACCCTGTCCTGTACTTCTGCCAGGGGCTGCACCTGAGGGGCCGCTTCCGGCAGAGTCTGGCAGCGGTTTACAGGAGGGCGCTGGCGGACGACGTGGACCCACAGACCACACAGTCCAACGAACGCTCCGCGGACGAAAGCTGCGTGTCCAGAAACGTGGTTGATGTGGGACGAGTTCAGGCAGAAATGGATGCAGCCAAACTCTGA